In Oligoflexia bacterium, a single genomic region encodes these proteins:
- a CDS encoding MotA/TolQ/ExbB proton channel family protein yields MTETLVQAYNYLAKGGPVMILIGLCSIVAVAIVIERFLALKKTVVFPKPLMRSFYESLRNKDWQSIAQLSQVYDVPLTRLSALVLSQNNSDYQQKKDAVEMQGRLELEGLEKNLNLLGSIASISPLLGLLGTVTGMIKTFAAIKLVGVGDPLELSAGISEALLNTAAGLLVAIPAYVLHRYFYKKIDHYGLKLEELSQSLLNHFKSTEKDKRL; encoded by the coding sequence ATGACGGAAACTTTAGTACAAGCATACAATTACTTGGCCAAAGGTGGGCCAGTCATGATTTTAATTGGCCTTTGCTCTATTGTTGCGGTTGCCATTGTCATTGAAAGATTTTTAGCGCTAAAAAAAACAGTTGTTTTTCCAAAACCCTTGATGCGATCTTTTTATGAAAGTTTAAGGAATAAAGATTGGCAAAGTATTGCACAGCTATCACAAGTTTACGATGTACCTTTAACCCGCTTAAGCGCTTTGGTACTGAGTCAGAATAACAGTGATTATCAACAAAAAAAAGATGCAGTGGAAATGCAAGGGCGTTTAGAACTTGAAGGCTTAGAGAAAAATTTAAATCTATTAGGCAGTATTGCCAGTATTTCGCCTTTATTGGGGTTGTTGGGAACTGTAACAGGGATGATTAAAACTTTTGCGGCCATTAAGCTTGTAGGTGTTGGGGATCCCTTAGAACTATCAGCAGGGATTTCCGAAGCCTTATTGAATACAGCCGCGGGTTTGTTGGTTGCTATTCCTGCTTATGTTTTGCATCGGTACTTTTATAAAAAAATTGATCATTATGGATTAAAACTTGAAGAATTATCACAAAGTTTATTGAATCATTTTAAAAGCACTGAGAAAGATAAGAGATTATAG
- a CDS encoding acyl-CoA dehydrogenase family protein, with protein sequence MDFDISENHKMIQNMVREFAQNEIKPGASERDQSKEFPMEICKKLGELGLMGLTVEEKFGGSEMDVTSFAIVVEEVAKVDGSLALTIASHNGLCCGHISLAGNDEQKQKYLPKLASAEHLGAWCLTEPGSGSDALAMKTTATLDGDEYIISGSKMFITQGTVAQTYVVLANTIIDGQNKGPSAFVVERNSKGLTPGKPEDKLGLRSSDTASVSFDNVRVPKANLLGEVGEGFKDALKILDKGRVVIGSMALGLGKAALEEATKYSIERTAFGKPISKFQAIQWKLADAATELEVADVLLRRASSLHDKKQYAKKESSMAKLYASEAAWRACNMAIQVHGGYGYVSEYPVERFYRDVKLCEIGEGTSQIQREVISREILK encoded by the coding sequence ATGGATTTTGACATATCAGAAAATCACAAAATGATTCAAAACATGGTGCGTGAGTTTGCACAAAATGAAATTAAACCAGGGGCATCTGAGCGTGATCAAAGCAAAGAATTCCCTATGGAGATTTGTAAAAAATTAGGTGAATTGGGTTTGATGGGTCTTACCGTGGAAGAAAAATTTGGTGGTTCAGAGATGGATGTCACCAGCTTTGCCATTGTGGTTGAAGAAGTGGCTAAGGTTGATGGTTCATTGGCATTGACCATTGCTTCTCATAATGGTCTATGTTGCGGACATATCAGTCTTGCCGGTAATGATGAACAAAAGCAAAAATATTTGCCTAAGCTTGCATCGGCAGAACATTTAGGAGCATGGTGTTTAACAGAACCCGGTTCAGGTTCTGATGCCTTGGCCATGAAAACAACAGCAACACTTGATGGTGATGAATACATAATTAGCGGTTCAAAAATGTTTATTACCCAGGGTACTGTTGCTCAGACTTATGTTGTGTTGGCCAATACAATCATAGATGGCCAAAATAAAGGCCCTTCAGCGTTTGTTGTTGAGAGAAATAGCAAGGGACTGACACCCGGCAAGCCAGAAGATAAACTTGGTTTAAGATCCAGTGATACCGCATCTGTCAGTTTTGATAATGTGCGTGTTCCAAAAGCTAATCTTTTGGGTGAAGTAGGTGAAGGGTTTAAAGATGCTTTAAAGATTTTGGATAAAGGTCGTGTGGTGATTGGATCAATGGCATTGGGCTTAGGAAAAGCAGCGTTAGAAGAAGCCACAAAGTATTCTATTGAGCGCACAGCGTTTGGAAAACCTATTTCTAAATTTCAAGCCATACAATGGAAGTTAGCAGATGCAGCAACTGAGCTTGAGGTTGCAGATGTTTTGTTGAGAAGAGCCTCTAGTTTACATGATAAAAAACAATACGCTAAAAAAGAATCATCTATGGCTAAACTGTATGCTTCAGAAGCTGCGTGGAGAGCCTGTAATATGGCCATTCAAGTGCATGGCGGCTATGGTTATGTTTCTGAGTATCCAGTAGAACGTTTTTACAGAGATGTGAAGCTATGTGAAATTGGTGAGGGAACCAGTCAAATTCAAAGAGAAGTTATTTCTAGAGAAATACTCAAGTAA
- a CDS encoding cobalamin B12-binding domain-containing protein, translating to MSQLRILVAKPGLDGHDRGAKVVARALRDAGFEVIYTGLHQTPQMIVDAAVDEDVDAVSMSVLSGAHMFLFPEVIKLLKEKNAGDIAVFGGGIIPDEDIPKLYEQGVAKIFTPGVSLEEITNWVRENVKSTKGMS from the coding sequence ATGAGTCAGTTAAGAATATTGGTAGCCAAGCCCGGTCTTGATGGTCATGATAGAGGTGCAAAGGTGGTAGCCAGAGCCTTAAGAGATGCTGGATTTGAAGTGATTTACACCGGCTTGCATCAAACGCCACAAATGATTGTGGATGCAGCAGTTGATGAAGATGTAGATGCAGTGAGTATGTCGGTTTTATCTGGGGCACATATGTTTTTGTTTCCTGAAGTGATCAAGTTGCTTAAAGAAAAAAATGCTGGTGATATAGCCGTTTTTGGTGGTGGAATTATTCCAGATGAAGATATTCCTAAACTGTATGAGCAAGGGGTAGCTAAAATTTTTACACCGGGTGTTTCTCTGGAGGAAATCACCAACTGGGTTAGAGAGAACGTAAAATCAACGAAAGGAATGAGTTGA
- a CDS encoding methylmalonyl-CoA mutase family protein: protein MAADKNKSLKQAFADWENNELAKVLEKRPERQEEFYTLSDKPVKRLYTPLDNEDLDLEKDLALPGQYPYTRGVHETMYRGKLWTMRQFAGFGTAKDTNKRFRYLLSQGQTGLSVAFHMPTIMGYDSDHDRSRGEVGKTGVSIDTLEDMETLFEGIPLDEVTTSMTINAPATILYAMYLVVAEKQGVPWSKVRGTTQNDILKEYIAQKSWIYPPKPSMRLIVDMMEFSSKEVPGWNTISISGYHIREAGSTAAQELAFTLADGIAYVQAGIERGMDVDDFAPRLSYFFNAHNDFFEEIGKFRAARRIWARIMKERFGAKNPKSLMCRFHTQTAGCSLTAQQPYNNVVRTTMQALSAVLGGTQSLHTNSLDETLALPTEETARLALRTQQVIAEESGVASTIDPLGGSYFVEAMTDSIEKEALAYIEKIDAMGGMIEAIEKGYPQREIGNSAYKFQRQVESGEKIVVGVNKYLVDEEEDIPTLVVAEKVEAEQIENVKRIKQKRDNAKVEESLRKLNAASKTQENLMPHIIEAVRNYASLGEICDVFRENFGEYHDPKWL, encoded by the coding sequence ATGGCTGCTGATAAAAACAAAAGTTTAAAACAAGCATTTGCAGACTGGGAAAACAATGAGCTTGCAAAAGTTTTAGAAAAACGTCCTGAACGCCAAGAAGAGTTTTATACCTTATCCGATAAACCGGTCAAACGCTTGTATACACCGTTGGATAATGAAGATCTTGATTTAGAAAAGGACTTGGCATTGCCTGGTCAGTATCCATACACACGAGGTGTGCATGAAACCATGTATAGAGGCAAACTATGGACCATGCGCCAGTTTGCTGGTTTTGGTACAGCCAAGGACACCAATAAACGATTTAGATATTTATTAAGTCAAGGGCAAACAGGTCTGTCAGTTGCGTTTCATATGCCCACTATTATGGGCTATGACTCTGATCATGATCGTTCACGGGGTGAAGTAGGAAAAACCGGGGTTTCTATTGATACGCTAGAAGATATGGAAACCTTGTTTGAAGGAATTCCTCTGGATGAAGTGACTACCTCCATGACCATCAATGCTCCGGCCACTATTTTATACGCCATGTACTTGGTGGTGGCAGAAAAACAAGGTGTGCCTTGGAGCAAAGTACGCGGAACTACGCAAAATGATATTTTAAAAGAGTACATTGCTCAGAAGTCATGGATTTACCCACCTAAACCTTCCATGCGTTTGATTGTGGATATGATGGAGTTTTCCAGCAAAGAAGTGCCTGGCTGGAATACAATTTCTATTTCTGGCTACCATATTCGTGAAGCAGGTTCTACAGCAGCCCAAGAGTTGGCCTTTACCTTGGCAGATGGTATTGCCTATGTGCAAGCAGGGATTGAACGAGGCATGGATGTAGATGATTTTGCGCCACGCCTATCTTATTTTTTTAATGCTCATAATGATTTTTTTGAAGAAATTGGCAAGTTCAGAGCCGCAAGAAGAATTTGGGCTCGTATCATGAAAGAACGTTTTGGAGCCAAAAATCCAAAAAGTTTGATGTGTCGCTTTCATACACAAACTGCGGGTTGTTCCTTAACGGCGCAACAACCATACAACAACGTGGTTAGAACCACCATGCAAGCCTTATCAGCGGTTTTGGGGGGCACACAATCCTTGCATACCAACTCTCTTGATGAAACCCTTGCTTTACCTACAGAAGAAACAGCACGTTTAGCATTGCGCACTCAGCAAGTGATTGCAGAAGAATCCGGTGTAGCTTCAACCATTGATCCTTTGGGGGGTAGTTATTTTGTGGAAGCCATGACCGACAGCATTGAAAAAGAAGCTTTGGCTTACATTGAAAAGATTGATGCCATGGGCGGTATGATAGAAGCCATTGAAAAAGGTTACCCACAGCGGGAAATTGGTAATTCTGCTTATAAATTTCAAAGACAAGTAGAAAGTGGTGAAAAAATAGTGGTTGGCGTGAATAAATATCTGGTTGATGAAGAAGAAGATATTCCAACTTTGGTGGTGGCTGAAAAGGTTGAAGCTGAGCAAATTGAAAATGTAAAACGCATTAAGCAAAAAAGAGATAATGCAAAAGTAGAAGAAAGTTTACGTAAACTCAATGCAGCTAGTAAAACCCAAGAAAACTTGATGCCACATATTATTGAGGCTGTTCGCAATTATGCCTCTTTGGGTGAAATTTGTGATGTGTTTAGAGAAAACTTTGGTGAGTATCACGATCCTAAGTGGTTATAA
- a CDS encoding acyl-CoA dehydrogenase — protein sequence MNFELTTEQQEIKNLVRDFAEKELRPIIQKTDQEHRFPAAQVKQLGEMGLMGVCIPTEYGGSGMDPISYAIVIEELARVCPSTSVITSVNNSLVSEVIKNFGTEEQKQRFLIPLAKGEHLGAYCLTEPQSGSDAGNQKTIAVRDGDDYIINGAKNWITNGPQSDTLILFCLTQPELGNKGITAFIIPTKTQGVEIGKDEDKMGIRGSGTCTISFNEVRVPVSQRLGEEKEGFKIAMVTLDNGRIGIGAQALGIAQAALEEAIKYSKQRKQFDQSLSQFQGIRWMLADMATDVESARLMVYQAAFKKWKNQNYAKHAAMAKLFASEVSSRVCNQALQIHGGYGYIKEYPVERFLRDARITEIYEGTSEIQRLVIANRLIKEYA from the coding sequence ATGAACTTTGAATTAACAACAGAGCAACAAGAAATAAAAAATTTAGTCCGTGACTTTGCTGAAAAAGAGTTACGCCCGATTATCCAAAAAACAGATCAAGAACATAGGTTTCCAGCGGCACAAGTGAAACAGTTGGGTGAGATGGGTTTGATGGGTGTGTGTATTCCTACGGAATACGGCGGTTCTGGTATGGATCCTATTTCTTATGCGATTGTGATTGAAGAGTTGGCCAGAGTGTGTCCTTCTACATCTGTAATAACCTCGGTAAACAACTCATTGGTTTCTGAAGTCATTAAAAATTTTGGTACTGAAGAGCAAAAGCAAAGGTTCTTGATTCCATTGGCTAAAGGGGAGCATTTGGGGGCCTATTGTTTAACGGAACCGCAATCTGGTTCAGATGCTGGCAATCAAAAAACCATTGCTGTGCGTGATGGGGATGATTATATTATTAACGGCGCAAAAAATTGGATCACCAACGGTCCACAAAGTGATACCCTTATTTTATTTTGTTTAACGCAACCCGAGTTGGGCAATAAAGGAATTACCGCTTTTATCATTCCAACTAAAACTCAAGGTGTAGAAATTGGTAAAGATGAAGATAAAATGGGAATCAGAGGTTCTGGAACCTGCACCATCAGTTTTAATGAAGTGAGGGTGCCCGTCAGTCAACGCTTAGGAGAAGAAAAAGAAGGTTTTAAAATAGCCATGGTTACGCTAGACAATGGCCGTATTGGTATTGGTGCGCAAGCTTTGGGTATTGCGCAAGCCGCTTTAGAGGAAGCCATTAAGTACTCTAAACAAAGAAAACAATTTGACCAAAGTCTAAGTCAGTTTCAAGGAATTCGTTGGATGCTGGCGGATATGGCTACGGATGTTGAGTCTGCGCGCTTGATGGTGTATCAAGCGGCCTTTAAAAAATGGAAAAATCAAAATTATGCTAAACATGCGGCCATGGCCAAACTGTTTGCATCTGAAGTATCATCAAGGGTTTGCAACCAAGCTTTACAGATTCATGGCGGTTATGGTTACATCAAAGAGTATCCGGTGGAGCGTTTTTTACGAGATGCTAGAATCACTGAAATCTATGAGGGCACCAGTGAAATCCAGCGTTTGGTGATTGCCAACCGTCTTATTAAAGAGTATGCATAA
- a CDS encoding enoyl-CoA hydratase-related protein translates to MSVILKEQNQGQVTLTFNRPEALNALNQEVLETLLEHLRTIAQDKTIGVVCLKGAGDKAFIAGADIKAMSQLTQAQAKSLAALGQSIGYALETMPQITVACVDGFALGGGCEMAMACDLIYASEKAKFGQPEVNLGVIAGFGGTQRLPRAIGIVKAKELLFTGKMIDAEEAKALGLVCEVFAADEFAAEVQKIVDQMLSKGPRALSLTKKAIDQGYALSIKDGCDLERDMFASCFETKEQQEGMDAFINKRKAEFHR, encoded by the coding sequence ATGTCTGTTATTTTAAAAGAACAAAATCAGGGTCAGGTTACCTTAACGTTTAATCGGCCAGAAGCACTCAATGCCTTAAACCAAGAAGTTTTAGAGACTTTGTTAGAGCATCTAAGAACAATTGCACAAGATAAAACAATTGGTGTTGTTTGTTTAAAAGGAGCAGGTGACAAAGCTTTTATTGCCGGGGCGGATATCAAAGCGATGTCACAATTGACGCAAGCTCAAGCCAAAAGCTTGGCGGCTTTAGGACAATCCATTGGCTATGCCTTAGAAACCATGCCACAGATTACTGTGGCTTGCGTTGATGGCTTTGCCTTGGGTGGTGGCTGTGAAATGGCCATGGCCTGTGATTTGATTTATGCTTCAGAGAAAGCCAAGTTTGGTCAACCCGAAGTGAACTTAGGTGTGATTGCCGGTTTTGGTGGAACTCAGCGTTTACCCAGAGCTATTGGCATTGTCAAAGCCAAAGAGCTTTTATTTACTGGTAAGATGATTGATGCAGAAGAAGCAAAAGCTTTAGGCTTGGTCTGTGAGGTGTTTGCTGCTGATGAATTTGCAGCAGAAGTGCAAAAAATTGTGGATCAAATGTTAAGCAAAGGACCACGTGCTTTAAGTTTAACTAAAAAAGCCATTGACCAAGGCTATGCACTCAGTATTAAAGACGGTTGTGATTTAGAAAGAGATATGTTTGCGTCCTGTTTTGAAACCAAGGAGCAACAAGAAGGTATGGATGCATTCATTAATAAAAGAAAGGCAGAGTTTCATCGATGA